One region of bacterium genomic DNA includes:
- a CDS encoding DUF1624 domain-containing protein, translating to MSTSPPAGGTTRRLLFIDMFRGLAVLVMIEGHVFNSTILPALRPTKQFHYLDLLHGMIAPSFIFISGFAFALGLERKWDSFLRFEKPFWMQVRRLLFVLAVAYWLHLPAWSFQTLLHSTRETIYYFLRCDVLQLIALSLLFSLLLCVILRNQKLVVFSLLILALIIVFVTPFVYYVDPRLYFPFPLSDYINALHGALFPLFPWAAYSFAGTCLCWIYLRVQNTDKEKRLFAVLAITGIILFIGAFILFYAPWQYYKYVDPARSSPRHFMMKIGFILFTLACIWYYEQKQKPEKSILNKVGQESLLVYGLHLVLVYGASFMPHHLSKDVGKVFTFAPAFAVSFGLMGLMIAAALPWNWLKSKHPAVAKRIFYLACAVYFIKFFVI from the coding sequence ATGAGCACCAGCCCTCCTGCGGGAGGGACCACCAGGCGCCTGCTATTTATAGACATGTTCCGCGGGCTCGCTGTCCTGGTCATGATCGAAGGGCACGTTTTCAATTCCACTATTCTCCCTGCCCTGCGGCCAACGAAACAGTTCCACTATCTGGATTTGCTTCATGGAATGATCGCTCCTTCCTTTATTTTCATTTCCGGCTTCGCATTTGCTCTGGGTTTGGAACGAAAATGGGATAGCTTTCTCCGTTTTGAAAAGCCATTCTGGATGCAAGTTCGTAGGCTGCTTTTCGTTCTCGCAGTTGCCTACTGGCTTCATCTGCCCGCCTGGTCATTTCAAACACTCCTGCATTCCACACGGGAAACAATTTATTATTTCCTTCGCTGCGATGTGCTGCAATTAATTGCGCTGTCCCTTCTCTTTTCACTGCTCCTGTGCGTGATTTTGCGAAATCAAAAGCTTGTCGTCTTCAGCCTGCTGATTCTTGCTCTGATCATTGTTTTTGTGACTCCCTTTGTCTACTACGTCGATCCGCGCCTGTATTTCCCGTTTCCCCTTTCGGACTATATCAATGCATTGCATGGCGCTTTGTTCCCCCTTTTTCCGTGGGCAGCTTACTCGTTTGCCGGAACCTGTCTTTGCTGGATCTATCTGCGGGTGCAAAATACAGACAAAGAGAAACGCCTTTTTGCGGTGCTTGCGATCACCGGGATCATTCTATTTATCGGAGCGTTTATCCTCTTTTATGCGCCGTGGCAATACTACAAGTATGTGGATCCGGCGCGTTCCAGCCCGCGTCATTTCATGATGAAGATCGGATTTATTCTCTTCACACTTGCCTGCATCTGGTACTATGAGCAGAAACAAAAGCCTGAAAAGTCGATCCTGAACAAAGTAGGGCAGGAATCACTTTTAGTCTACGGTTTGCATCTGGTGCTTGTTTACGGTGCTTCCTTCATGCCGCATCACCTTTCCAAAGATGTTGGCAAGGTTTTCACATTTGCTCCCGCTTTTGCGGTTAGTTTTGGCCTGATGGGCTTGATGATCGCTGCCGCGCTGCCATGGAACTGGCTGAAATCAAAGCATCCTGCGGTCGCCAAACGCATTTTTTACTTAGCGTGCGCCGTTTACTTCATAAAATTCTTTGTGATCTGA